GGTGAAATAAAGCTGGCGAAGTTCAATGGCGTTGCAGGCCTTTGGTTCAGGGTGGTCCTTGCGAACTTGCTCCAGCGCTCGCAGGGCCTCCTCATCCGGTGGCAGAAAATCTTCGACCGCGCTCGCCGTTTCAGGCGGTGCGGCGCGACGTCGCTGGCGGAGCCAGTAAAAGGCCCAGCCCAGAAGAGCGAGCGCCAGCAGGGAATAGTAGGCCCATGTGTAATCGGGCGGCGCGTGCCTCAAGGGTTTGATGTCGCGAATATCATTGGCGTCGCCCTGCAGTTGCAACAAGGATTGAATGGAAACGGATGAAGCGGGCGCGCTGATTTGTCCGGGAACCATTTCGCCTGACGATGCGGGCGCTTCGAACTGGATGCTTTGTTCGGGCAGAACCAGTTCGCCGATTCGATCCGCGCGCAGTTGAATCTGGTAGCTCTCCAGAATCTGACCCCTGTCCGACGTTTTGTCCGGGAGGCGCGTTTGATTGACGATATCGAAACCGTCGACCGATTCAACGCTCGGTGGAATGATTGCGATGTCCGCATCGCGTTGGACTTTCAGGGTCCACATGAAAAGATCGCCGAGCAATCCCTCTTTGGGCGAGACGTCGACTGTGACGGAAACCGGCGACTGCGGCGCCGGGGGAGACGCTGGAGCGGAGAACGCGATTTCCGGCCCGCCCAGAGAAGCGACAATTTGGAGGAGCGCCGCAACCAAAACCGCTAAAAGAGTGCGAGGCCGCTGTTTCATTTCCTTACGTTGCGGAGCGACGCCATGCAGGCGTCGATATTTTTATTGAGCGTTGATTGCAGTTCCAGTTCCGGCTGGTTGATTTCGGAGTGAAAGAACCAGACCAGAGCTTCGGAGCAATTGCCCAGTTTCTGATAGAGCAAGCCGACGCGATGCGCGATTTCCGCTCTTTCCAGCCCCTGAACGGGCGATTTCTCAAGATAGCGAACATAATAGATCAGCGCTTCTTCCACGAGACCGTTTTCTTCCAGTTTTAGAGCCAGGTCAGGAAGTTGACCGACCCAGGGCGAAGGGCTTTCCGCCGCGATTTCTTTTGCCGGTTTTTTTCCTTTCAGCAAAGGAGAACTCATCATTTTGTTAAAGACCGCTCCCAAAGCTGCCAGCGTGAGCAGGGTTAAAATCAGAATGGGTATTTTGATGGCCATGCTGACCTTGGGCGTTTTTGTATCGAGGTTATCGTGATCCATATCAGCGGCGTTTTTCTCTCATTTTAAAGTAGCGAATGATCGGCCCGGTCAGCGGGCGTTCGGTGTCGATTTCTATGACTCCCACTCCCATCGCCCGGAATGTTTTCAAGCGAGTCTGGTAGGACTGTTCGCAGGTTTCCTGATAGCGGCGTCTCGTTTCGGCGTTTCCCGTGTCAGCCAGCATGATTTCACCCGACTCGGCGTCTTCAAGTTGAATCCAGCCCACGTCGGGCATTTCTTTTTCTCTGGGGTCGCGGATATAGATGGCGGTGAGATCGTGTTTTTGCTTCGCCATTTTGAGGGCTTTCTCGTAACCCTGCGTTTGGAAATCAGAGATCAAAAAAGTTGCGGCCTTTTTCTTTTGAACCTTGGCCAGATATTCGAGCGGCAGATTCAGGTCGGTGCCTTTGCCTTCCGGGTCAAAGTCCAGTATGGAGCGTATGATGTTCCAGACATGCGCCTTGCCTTTTTTGGGCGGAATGAAACGTTCAATCCGGTCCGTGAAAACGATCAAACCGATCTTATCATTATTTTTGATTGCGGCAAACGCGAGGATGGAAGCCGTCTCAGCGGCGATTTCGTTTTTACGTTTTTGAACGGAGCCAAAATTGCCGGATGCGCTTGCGTCCACCATCAGCATGACCGTCAGTTCCCGTTCTTCAATGAACTCCTTCACATAAGGCTGATTCATTCTTGCGGAAACATTCCAGTCGATCAGGCGCACGTCGTCTTCGGGTTGATATTCGCGCACCTCGCTGAATTCCATTCCGCGTCCCTTGAAGGCGGTGTGGTATTCGCCCGCCATCACGTCGTCGACCAGGTGATTGGTCTTGATCTGGATGGCGCGTACTCTTTTCAGCAATTCGCTGGAAGCTGTTTGCGTCGTTGGCGCTTCGTGGAGAGGCGGCGGGAGCAAAAAATCGCGGATTTTTGAAAATGCGTTCAGAGCCATGAGGATCGGGCGTTAAGGAACTTCAACCGTATCGAATATCTTCTTCAGAATTTCGTCGGCGTCGACGTTTTCCGCGTCGGCCTCATAGGACAGTATGATGCGATGCCGAAGCACGTCCATGCCGATGGATTTAACGTCGTGCGGCACCACATAGCCTCTGCCTTGCAAAAAGGCATGGGCTTTGGCGGCGCGGTGCAGGAAAATCGAGGCGCGCGGCGAGGCGCCGAACTGGATGAGAGGCTGGAGATCGGGCAGATTGCATTGCGACGGGTCGCGGGTTGCCGTCACCAGACTGACGATATAGTCTTCCAGATTCGGGTCGATATAGATTTTTTCAAACACGGTGCGGGCTTTGAGCAGATCTTCTGGCCCGATAACGGCGTTCAGAGAAGGCGACTCTTTTCGCGCCGACATGAGCTGCATGATTTTGATTTCTTCTTCTCGGCTGGGGTAGCCGACTTTCAATTTGAACATGAAGCGGTCGATCTGAGCTTCGGGAAGCGGGTAGGTGCCTTCCTGTTCGATCGGATTCTGGGTCGCGATGACCATGAAGGGGCTTTCGAGCGGGAAGGTTTCTCCGCCAATGGTGATCTGTCGTTCCTGCATGGCTTCGAGCAAGGCGCTTTGCACTTTTGCAGGACTGCGATTGATTTCGTCCGCCAGAATGATATTGGCGAACAGGGGGCCCTTCTTGATCGTGAACTCGCCCTTTTGCGGTTGATAAATCTGGGTGCCCAGAATATCTGCGGGTAGAAGGTCGGGCGTGAACTGGATTCTGCTGAAAGTTGCATGCACCGTGTTGGCAAGCGCCTTGACCGAGGTGGTCTTCGCCAGACCCGGCACGCCTTCAAGCAGGACATGCTCTTCAGTCAGTAATGAAAGGAGCAAACGCTCCAGCAGGTAGTCTTGTCCGACGATGACCCGGTTCAATTCGTTCATTACTCTGGGAACAAATTCGCCGGTTTGTTTTACGATCTGGGATATTTCTTCGATACTTTGAGGCATAAAGTGATTTTGAGAGCTTGTGAAAGAGAGCTTGTTTTATCTCCCGATGCGGCGAGACCGACTGGAAATTTCATCAGGACGAAGTTTAATTTATAATTTGTTCAAAAAAAAATTAAATTTTTTTAATTTCTTTTGTATAGTAGGAAGCTTAATTTTAGAATCAGGAGAACGAAGCATGGGCGAAAAATCCGACGAGGATATTGAGAACCTGATTAGAGAAGGTCTCAATGTGGAAAATTCGGAACTGGATCTCCGTGAAAAGGAACTGGAAGACAACGATCTCAAGCGAATCGTCAAGTCCGATTCTGTAAAGGGAGTCACAGCCGTATTTTTGGAATTCAATCAAATCGGCGACGAAGGGATCAAAGCCCTTCTGGATTCCGAGAACATGAAGTTTGTCACTGCTTTGAACCTGTTCAAGAACAAAGTGACGGACGAGGGCGTGAAAGCGATTTCAAAGTCGAAGACTTTGTTGAATTTGTCTGAGTTGATATTGAGCGACAATGAAGTGACCGCCAAGGGCGCACAGTTTCTGGCGGAGTCCAAGACTCTGGGCAGTCTGGTGAGTCTGTGGGTGGGCGACGATATCGGCGATGAAGGGGTCAAGTCGTTGGCGACTTCGGATCGTCTCACTCGACTCAATCTGCTTTCATTGTATCGCAACAATATCAGCGATGAAGGCATGCGGGCGATTGCAGGTTCTCAAACGCTGTCCACTTTGACGGAACTCAACATGAACTGGAATTATGTTGAAGGGGCCGGCATTGAAGCATTGGCCGAATCCAAAACATTGACCAAGCTGGAGCAGTTGACTCTGACCTACAATCCCATTGGGGACCGAGGCGCGATTGCGATTGCAAATTCAGAGGCTCTGAAAAATTTAAAAGTTCTGGACTTGTTTGAAACGGAAATCAGCGATGAAGGCGCGCGGGCATTGGCGGAGTCGAGTACCCTGACGGAACTGGAAACCTTGATTTTGATTCGAAACGATATCGGCGCTGAGGTTCAGGAACTGTTTAAAAAACCAAAGCATCTCAAGAAGCTCACGAATATTATGTTCCGGCAGATCAATCCGGACGCATAAGCTCTCTGTCCAGCGATCGTATAGATCATTACGATGTGATAGTGGGCGCTGTTGTTGTGTCCCCTTCCGGTGTTTTCACGATTCTTGAAAGGCGCTACACTGTTTCTCATCTCGAAACGGCGAAATGATTTTTAATTTTTTCAGGAATGAGAACCAATGTTTATAGGTGAAAAGCCCGACCTGCTGGATTTGTGCGTCTTCAGAGAAGACAGCATCTACGTTGTAGGTAAAGATGGAATCCCGCAACACTACGACGGCGAATGGACGCCGGAAACCACGGAAAATGCCAATCCTCTGATGGGGATATGGGGGCCGCACGAAAATTGTATTTACGCCGTCGGCATCGGCGGGGTGGTGCTCCATTACGACGGCAAAAAATGGAATCAGCTCGACACAGGCAATTACGACTCCCTCAACTCAGCGTTCGGTTTTAACGAGAATTGTTTTTTTATTTTCGGCGTGGGCGGGCGCATGCTGTACTGGGATGGCGAATGGAATTACCGCGAGCCTAACACGATTCATGATTTGTTCTGTATGTGGGGCGAGGATCTCGATTGTCTGCACACTGTGGGCGGCGAAGGCGTCTATCGCGTTTACAACGGCTCCACGTTTGAGCGCAAGGAGGAACTGACTGCTGAGGAGATCTCTCTCTACGGCGTGTGGGGTTCCCGAAAAGACAATGTTTTTATCGCCGGGTCGCACGGCACCATCCTCCGCTATCAGGGGGAAGAATGGGAGCCTATGGAATCGGGAACCGAAGAATATTTGTTGAGCATCTGGGGCACCGGCGATAACGATATCTTCGCGGTGGGGGATTGCGGCGTGATCCTGCATTTTGACGGAGAACGCTGGAGTCCGATGGATTCCGGCACGGAAAACTACTTAACAAAAGTCAAGGGACTGGGGCCGGATCAGGTTTATGCCGTTGGAGATAATGGCTGTGTGCTTCGCTATGACGGCAAGGTCTGGCACGACATGTCCTTATAAATTTTTAAAGGGGCCTGCGCTCCGTTTGGGAAAAATATGGCACGAGTTACGGAAAGTCACCTGTTATCGATCTGGACATTCGCGGCGGACGATGTGTTTGTCGGAGGAACCGATGGAACCTTGTTGCATTTCAACGGTTCCGATTGGCAGAAGATGGAAACAGGCGGTCGCTGGACCTTCAAAAATATTTGGGGGCCTGCGCCGGACAACGTCTACGCCGTATGCACCGATGGACGGATTTTGCACTACGACGGTTCTAAATGGGATATTGAAGAGTCGGATAAATTGCCTCCCATGACCGGTATCTGGGGCTTGGCGGAAGATGAAATCTACGCCTGTTCGCGCCTCGGCAAGATTCTGAAATACGATGGCTCGGCCTGGAAGTTCATGCAGACGGGGACGGATACGGACATCACCCGCTTGTGGGGTTGTCGCGAGGGCGGCATGTATGCGGTGGGCTACGATGGTCTTGTCCTGAAACTGGACGGCGATAAATGGGTGCGCATGACCTTCAATTCCAACGCCGAGTTTTATGGCATCTATGGTTTTGGCCCGGACGACATGTACATCGTCGGTTCGGAAGGCGCGATTGTGAAGTTCAACGGCTCTGAGATAGTTGAAATGCCCTCACGCACCATGGAATTCTTTCTCGATGTCTGGGGGCCTTCGAGCGATATGGTTTTTGCCGTCGGTGATCTGGGAATGATTATGTTTTTGAACGGCGATCAATGGACGCAGATTGAATCCAATACGGAAGAGTATTTGACCGCCATTCGCGGCGTTTCGGATGATAACATCTACGCGGTGGGCGATAATGGCCTCATTCTGAACTGGAACGGCGAGGACTGGAAAGAGACGGAGTAGCAAGAGGCCGCCCTTTGGCGAGCAGACCCAGAGCGACTCCAGGTCGCTCGTAATTATCAAGACGGTGGGAGTTCTTGACAGGCGCCGGTGACCGGCGCTTTTTTTTTAAAGAAATTATGATTGTAACGACCTTCGAACAGTTTAAAGAAAAAACGAAGCAGGGGAATCTGGTTCCCGTCTGCAAGGAAATCTTTGCGGACCTGAACACGCCGGTGTCGGCCTATTTGAAGATGGGCGGCGGCGACTATTCCTTCCTGCTGGAAAGCGTTGAAGGCGGCGAGAAGTGGGCGCGCTATTCTTTCATTGGCTTCGATCCGGCGCTGATCGTGAACACCCGTGGAAAGAAAATCACTTTTTTCACCGACGAGGGGGAGGAAAGCCGGGACATCTCGGAAAAGAATCCTCTGAAAGAGCTGAAAACGATTCTGCAAAAATACAAGCCGGTCGAAGACCCGGACTTGCCCCGTTTTTATGGCGGCGCCGTCGGTTTCATGAGTTACGACATCGTGCGTTATTTTGAAGACTTGCCGGACAACACGCTGGACGATCTGAACGTGCCGGAATCGGAATTCATGATCACCAATCATTTGCTGATCTTTGATAACATGCGTCAGACGATTAAAATCGTTGCGAATGTTTTTGTCGATACCGACGATCTTGATGGATTGTATCAGCGGACGCTGAGAAAAATAACGGATGTTGAAAAGGCTTTGCACGGCAGTTACGAAATCCCGCGCCAAGGCGACGGCGTGGGAATCGAGGGAACCGACAAGGTCGAATCAAATTTCAGCGAAGAGGGTTTCAAGAAGGCGGTTTTGACCGCCAAGGATTATATTAAGGAAGGCGACGTGATACAGGTGGTGCTGTCGCAACGGTTGAAGTTTCCTTTGACGGCGGACCCGTTCAACGTCTATCGCGCTTTGCGTACAGTCAACCCATCGCCCTACATGTATTATTTGAAATTCGGCGAGCGACAAATCGTCGGTTCGTCTCCAGAGATTCTTGTGCGGCTGGAGGATACCAAAGTAGAAGTGAGACCGATTGCGGGAACGCGCAAACGCGGCGCCAGCGTTGAGGAAGACCTGGCATTGGAAAAAGATTTATTGCAGGATGAAAAGGAGATTGCCGAGCATATCATGCTCGTGGATCTGGGACGCAACGACATTGGTCGCGTGGCGCAGATCGGCACGGTGGATGTCAATGAGAAGTTTTTGATCGAGCGTTATTCCCATGTCATGCACATCGTGTCCAACGTGCGCTCCGTATTGAAGGAGGGGCTGGACTGTTACGACGTGATCGAAGCGACCTTCCCGGCGGGAACGGTTTCCGGCGCGCCCAAAATCAGGGCGATGGAGATCATTGACGAGTTGGAGCCGACGCGGCGCGGCGTGTATGCAGGGGCGATCGGTTATATCGGATTTTCTGGCAGTATGGACACAGCCATCGCGATACGAACCCTGCTGGTTGAAAACGGCGTGGGCTATCTCGGTGTCGGCGCGGGAATCGTCAACGATTCGGTTCCTGAAAACGAATATGAAGAAACCATGAACAAGGGGAAAGCCTTATTGAAAGCGGTTGATCTGGCGGAGAAGGGGTGGATCGAATGATTCTGATGATTGATAATTATGATTCGTTCACCTACAACCTGGTTCAGTATCTTGGCGAGCTTGGCGCGAACGTGGAAGTGCGCCGCAATGATAAGATCGGACTGGAAGAAATTGAATCGCTGGCGCCAAAAAAACTGGTGATCTCTCCCGGGCCTTGCACGCCGGAAAAAGCGGGCATGTCGATCGATATCATCCGCAGGTTTTCGGGAAAGATTCCTCTGCTCGGCGTTTGTCTGGGGCACCAGTCGATTGGAGTCGCCTTTGGCGGTGAAGTCATCAAGGCCAAGCGAATCATGCACGGTAAAGTCTCGAAGGTGCGCCATGTGGAAAAATACATTTTTAAAGGACTGCCCAATCCGCTGGAGGCGACGCGGTACCATTCTCTGGCCTTGAACCGCGACAACCTGCCCTCGTGTTTTGAGATCACGGCGGAGAGCGAGGATGGCGAGATCATGGGCATACGTCATAAAGAACTGGATGTGGAAGGCGTGCAGTTTCACCCTGAATCGATTTTGACGGTGAACGGTAAAGAATTGTTGAAAAATTTTATTGATTCCTGAGCGAACCATGGAAATGACTCTGATAGATGCCTTGAAGAAAGTGATCGCCGGTCAGGACTTGACCGAGGATGAGATGATCGCCGCCATGACACAGATCATGGAAGGGGAATCGACTCCGGCGCAGTTGGGGGCTTTTCTGACGGCCTTGCGCATGAAGGGTGAGAGCGTTTCAGAAATCGTTGGCGCGGCTCGCGTGATGCGCGAGAAGGCGGTAAAAATCGCCGTCGATTCCGTTGGAGCGGTGGACACTTGCGGAACAGGCGGAGACGGCGCGGACACTTTCAACATCTCGACGGCGGCGGCGTTTGTAGCCGCAGGCGCTGGAGCGACGGTCGCCAAGCACGGCAATCGAGCCGTGTCCAGTCAGTCGGGAAGCGCCGACGTTCTCAGGCATCTTGGAGTGAATATCGAAGCCTCGCCTTCTATTGTAGAAAAATGTCTGCGCGAAGCGCGAATCGGTTTTCTCTTTGCGCCTTTGATGCATGACGCGATGAAGCATGCCGCTCCGGTTCGGAAAGAACTGGGCATTCGCACGCTCTTCAATATTCTTGGTCCCTTGACCAACCCGGCGGGCGCGCACGCTCAAGTTGTGGGCATTTATGACAAGGCGCGTTTGAAGTCAATGGCTCTGGCGCTCCGAGACCTTGGAAGCAAGGGCGCCTTCGTTGTTCATGGCGAAGACGGCCTGGACGAAATGACAATGACGGGTTCGACCTTCGTCTGTGAATTGCATAAGGGGAAGGTTAAGGAATATGAATTCGATCCGAGGCGATATGGTTTCCATTTATGCAAGAGCGAAGACCTTAAAGGGGGAACGGCTCAGGAGAACGCCGACTTGATTCGGGAGATTCTCGAAGGCGGCGGCGGTCCCTGTCAGGACGTTGTGGTACTGAATGCGGCGGCGGCTCTGCTTGCGGCGGGACTCGTGGATTCCTGGGAGATGGGCGTCACCATGGCGGATGGCGCTATAGAATCGGGCGCCGCGCTGAGGAAACTGGAGATGCTGGTTGAGGTGAGTAATTCCGAGTCATGAGTAATATTCTCGATAAAATTTTTGCCGAGCGTAAAGAGGACGTTGAATCTGATAAGAGAGAACGGCCATTAGTTTCTTTGAAGAGTCAGATCACGGAGTTGGGCGGGGTGCGGGATGTCGTTTCGGCATTGAATCAATCCGGCGGAACCCGCATTATCTCGGAAATCAAATTAAGAACTCCTTTCAAGGGAACCTTGCGCGAAGGTCTGGAGGCGAGCGCGATCGCCGAATTGTACGAAGCGAACGGCGCCGCCGCGATTTCCGTGTTGACGGAAACGCGTCATTTTGGCGGGAGCGCGGAAATTTT
This window of the Candidatus Nitrohelix vancouverensis genome carries:
- a CDS encoding DUF58 domain-containing protein, which encodes MALNAFSKIRDFLLPPPLHEAPTTQTASSELLKRVRAIQIKTNHLVDDVMAGEYHTAFKGRGMEFSEVREYQPEDDVRLIDWNVSARMNQPYVKEFIEERELTVMLMVDASASGNFGSVQKRKNEIAAETASILAFAAIKNNDKIGLIVFTDRIERFIPPKKGKAHVWNIIRSILDFDPEGKGTDLNLPLEYLAKVQKKKAATFLISDFQTQGYEKALKMAKQKHDLTAIYIRDPREKEMPDVGWIQLEDAESGEIMLADTGNAETRRRYQETCEQSYQTRLKTFRAMGVGVIEIDTERPLTGPIIRYFKMREKRR
- a CDS encoding AAA domain-containing protein; its protein translation is MPQSIEEISQIVKQTGEFVPRVMNELNRVIVGQDYLLERLLLSLLTEEHVLLEGVPGLAKTTSVKALANTVHATFSRIQFTPDLLPADILGTQIYQPQKGEFTIKKGPLFANIILADEINRSPAKVQSALLEAMQERQITIGGETFPLESPFMVIATQNPIEQEGTYPLPEAQIDRFMFKLKVGYPSREEEIKIMQLMSARKESPSLNAVIGPEDLLKARTVFEKIYIDPNLEDYIVSLVTATRDPSQCNLPDLQPLIQFGASPRASIFLHRAAKAHAFLQGRGYVVPHDVKSIGMDVLRHRIILSYEADAENVDADEILKKIFDTVEVP
- the trpE gene encoding anthranilate synthase component I, which produces MIVTTFEQFKEKTKQGNLVPVCKEIFADLNTPVSAYLKMGGGDYSFLLESVEGGEKWARYSFIGFDPALIVNTRGKKITFFTDEGEESRDISEKNPLKELKTILQKYKPVEDPDLPRFYGGAVGFMSYDIVRYFEDLPDNTLDDLNVPESEFMITNHLLIFDNMRQTIKIVANVFVDTDDLDGLYQRTLRKITDVEKALHGSYEIPRQGDGVGIEGTDKVESNFSEEGFKKAVLTAKDYIKEGDVIQVVLSQRLKFPLTADPFNVYRALRTVNPSPYMYYLKFGERQIVGSSPEILVRLEDTKVEVRPIAGTRKRGASVEEDLALEKDLLQDEKEIAEHIMLVDLGRNDIGRVAQIGTVDVNEKFLIERYSHVMHIVSNVRSVLKEGLDCYDVIEATFPAGTVSGAPKIRAMEIIDELEPTRRGVYAGAIGYIGFSGSMDTAIAIRTLLVENGVGYLGVGAGIVNDSVPENEYEETMNKGKALLKAVDLAEKGWIE
- a CDS encoding aminodeoxychorismate/anthranilate synthase component II, translating into MILMIDNYDSFTYNLVQYLGELGANVEVRRNDKIGLEEIESLAPKKLVISPGPCTPEKAGMSIDIIRRFSGKIPLLGVCLGHQSIGVAFGGEVIKAKRIMHGKVSKVRHVEKYIFKGLPNPLEATRYHSLALNRDNLPSCFEITAESEDGEIMGIRHKELDVEGVQFHPESILTVNGKELLKNFIDS
- the trpD gene encoding anthranilate phosphoribosyltransferase — protein: MTLIDALKKVIAGQDLTEDEMIAAMTQIMEGESTPAQLGAFLTALRMKGESVSEIVGAARVMREKAVKIAVDSVGAVDTCGTGGDGADTFNISTAAAFVAAGAGATVAKHGNRAVSSQSGSADVLRHLGVNIEASPSIVEKCLREARIGFLFAPLMHDAMKHAAPVRKELGIRTLFNILGPLTNPAGAHAQVVGIYDKARLKSMALALRDLGSKGAFVVHGEDGLDEMTMTGSTFVCELHKGKVKEYEFDPRRYGFHLCKSEDLKGGTAQENADLIREILEGGGGPCQDVVVLNAAAALLAAGLVDSWEMGVTMADGAIESGAALRKLEMLVEVSNSES